A region of Lycium barbarum isolate Lr01 chromosome 1, ASM1917538v2, whole genome shotgun sequence DNA encodes the following proteins:
- the LOC132631197 gene encoding SHUGOSHIN 2-like → MKASLGNNATRKKLADISNIPEEMRFTSQNEKAERSSVCSKEFLDKLQKENMALMKIVAEKNKIIELAGAEIQKMRINLQQMQKKNHELAQSNSQMLAELNSAKDRLKAVQHELGCKNGLIKAKKLEAEEIAKQKMYQQLNDEVKPVKCEEAADSSLGNGDNDRPAKFKRKPQSKSLDSNKQVQPQDMAENKRPCVRRQSARFKREAPEHTTTTTSTSQSQATKHDENYSEAEDKCPPMVNLVQQNGSDLESNPALRFEPIEFGRSSLSRPLRHAAKKVQSYKEIPVNIKMRRPV, encoded by the coding sequence atgaaggcttCATTGGGGAATAATGCTACAAGGAAAAAGCTAGCAGATATTAGCAACATACCGGAAGAAATGCGATTCACTAGCCAAAATGAGAAGGCAGAACGTAGCTCAGTTTGTTCGAAAGAGTTCTTAGACAAGCTCCAGAAGGAGAATATGGCATTGATGAAGATTGTAGCAGAAAAAAACAAAATCATTGAATTAGCTGGAGCTGAGATACAGAAGATGAGAATTAATCTGCAACAAATGCAGAAAAAGAATCATGAGCTTGCGCAATCAAACAGTCAAATGCTTGCGGAATTAAATTCAGCTAAAGATAGGCTCAAAGCAGTACAGCATGAGCTCGGATGTAAAAATGGTTTAATTAAAGCTAAAAAGCTTGAAGCAGAGGAGATAGCAAAACAAAAAATGTACCAGCAGTTGAATGATGAGGTGAAACCCGTTAAGTGTGAAGAGGCGGCTGATTCATCTTTAGGAAATGGTGATAACGATAGACCTGCAAAATTCAAAAGGAAGCCTCAGTCAAAGAGTTTGGACTCTAATAAACAAGTTCAACCCCAGGATATGGCTGAAAATAAAAGGCCTTGTGTAAGACGACAATCTGCTCGGTTTAAACGTGAAGCACCtgaacatacaacaacaacaacatctacATCTCAATCCCAAGCAACGAAGCATGATGAAAATTATTCTGAGGCAGAAGACAAATGCCCACCAATGGTTAATCTAGTCCAGCAAAATGGTTCTGACTTAGAAAGCAATCCTGCATTGAGGTTTGAACCTATAGAGTTTGGACGGTCATCTTTGAGTAGGCCACTCAGGCACGCAGCTAAAAAAGTTCAGTCTTACAAGGAAATTCCTGTGAACATAAAAATGCGCAGACCAGTTTGA